Genomic DNA from Triticum dicoccoides isolate Atlit2015 ecotype Zavitan chromosome 4B, WEW_v2.0, whole genome shotgun sequence:
aaggttgttcggagtcccggatgtgatcacggacatgacgaggagtctcgaaatggtcgagacgtaaagattgatatattggaagcctatatttggatatcggaagtgttccgggtgaaatcgggattttaccggaataccgggagggttaccggaaccccccgggagctatttgggccatagtgggccttagtggaaaagagaaggggctaccctagatgggctgcgcgccccccttcccctagtcctattaggactaggagaggtggccggccccctcctcctcttttcccctccgaggaatcctagttggactaggattggagggggaatcctactcccagtgggagtaggactctcctgcgcctccccccttggccggccagcctcccctcctctcctcctttatatacggaggcaggggcacctctaaacacacaagttgacacaagttgatccacgtgatctattccttagccgtgtgcggtgccccctgccaccatattcctcgataatactgtagcggagtttaggcgaagccctgctgctgtagttcatcaagatcgtcaccacgccgtcgtgctgacgaaactcttccccgacactttgctggatcggagtccggggatcgtcatcgagctgaacgtgtgctcgaactcggaggtgccgtagtttcggtacttgatcggttggatcgtgaagacgtacgactacttcctctacgtcgtgtcatcgcttccgcagtcggtctgcgttgggtacgtagacaatactctcccctcgttgctatgcatctcatgatcctgtgtgtgcgtaggaaaatttttgaaattactacgaaacccaacagctcgCCCATGGTTGGACGCGATCTAGAGTGGTGCAGATAAGAGGAAGGAACAAATAAGTTGTTGATGGGACTGGATCCTACTGCCAACGGCCTGGAGCCCTAGACCGCGACTGCCAGGCGGACGAGAAGGGGAGATTCAGAGAATTCTTTTCTAGGGAGCGCCGGAGCGGGGAGAGAGACGGGATCGGGAGCGATGGGGTGCGGGAGATGAGGAGGCTGCGTGGGCGTGGGACGTGGGGTCGTGGCCTCGTGGGTCTTTTTTTTTCGGGCGGGGATGGAAGAAGCTGAGGAGGGGGAGGTCAAacgaggtcgaaccatcacgacgttcgatcctcTTTTAATAGTAGAGATTAGAACGAGGCTGTAGATTGTGAGTACTAGTAGTATTGCTTATCGTTGAATCAGTGGTAACTATGCTTACGCGGTGTTAATTTCGTGTTAAATGAAAAGGCACCAACAGGAGCAAGGTTTAGCTGTTCGTGTGCGAGCAATTAAAAATTGATGTGAAAACATCACTCAAGGGAGAGGACAGCTTTTTAGGTGAGGCTTTGTGTTGTACTCTCTCGGTCCACtgttataagatgttctaacttttttctgaatagcatgtatgtagatgcattttaatGTGTTTATTCACTCATTTTAATTCGTATATAGTCCGTACTGAAATATCCAAAACGTCTTATTATAATAGTGAAAGGAGGGAGTAGCATTCTGAAaaggtagaaaagaaaaaaaaaacatatACGGTCTTCAATATACATCCCATCTCACCCTTCTCAACTCGATTGGATGGCACAGATAAAGAGACTATATGAGCTCGCGGGCTGTTTTGAGTTTCCGTATTCGGGACGTATTTGTcctgaatatcacctttttgaattCTCACATTATGAGAACATCAAATAAAGCTACATGTTTAAGTGCTTGTGTTTGAGGAAAATAAAGATTATAAAAGAACACACCGAAACATCTTAGATGGTTGTTAAACCACTAATTGTCGAGGGGAAAACCACATAGACTTTACCGCGAGGATTTCACACCATAGTTTACGTCTCCGATCGATCTTGTCATGTTCATCGATAAAGTAGAAGGTGAAATGCCGATCGGCCTCTCCATGGGTGGAAACTATACCTGGCCAAACgtagggccgggccgggcttcgggccaAGCCAAACAAAGCCCGTTGCAAAAAACctgggcccaagcccggcccggcccggccgtcGGGCCTAGATTTCAGGCCCGAGCCCGACCCATCAGTCAAAAGCCTACCGGGCCTCGGGCCATGGACCAGGCCTCTTTGTTAAATGGCAAATACGGCGGGCCTGagcccggcccggccatcgggcctaaaaATCAGGCCCAAGCCCAGCCCATGGGCAAGGTCGGGTTGGGTCGGGCCGGGCCAAACAAAGCCCATTGCAAAAACCTGGGCCCGAGCCCGACCCGGCCTGGCCGTCGGGCCTAGAtttcaggcccgagcccggcccatcaGTCAAAAAGCCCAGTGGGCCTCGGGCCATGGGCCAGGCCTCTTTGTTAAATGGCAAATACGGCAGGCCCGAGCCCAGCCCGGCCCGACCATCGGGCCTAAAaatcaggcccaagcccggcccatgggcaaggtcgggtcgggctttttcgggccgggccGTCCGGGTCGGGTTGCCCATGGCCAGGTCTAGTGGAAACTGACTTGCAAAAGTGCTTACTGCTGAACAATGCCCGGTCAGAGTCTAGCACATCGGCGATGACCGGAACCCACACACTTATATCCATGTCTGCCTCGAGAACTTCAACCTTGAGATTGTAGGAGCGGGAATAGGGTGGATCCTGTCGATGCTACCATCAGCAACTTATCGCTTGGCTCAAGGAGGTGTCGTTCGGTAGAGATGCAATCTTTAGGCTCATGTGGTACCTCCTCGTCCGTCACTATGTTGACGTTGTCTGGCGTGATGCCATCACCGTTGAATGTGTCGTCCTCTGCCTTCACATGCTTCAAATCTTCCTCATCCTCGCTACTCAACATTGCTAGATTATCGTTAATGTCGTCGCCATTACTGGACACTTCTTCGTCGTAGTCATCATTGTCCTCCTCCTCAGCATCATGAACAACAACATCATCGCTGCTAGAATCGGCGTggtcatcatcaccaccatcgtcatcatcattgctTGACACCTCAACGTCATCACCCTCATCCTCATCATCGCTACTTGGGTGTGTGATTACATGCTTAAAATTCACAACCGCGGGATTGTCGTCATCTTCCTCACTTGGATCTAACATGAAGAGACCCTCGCCTTCGATGACCCCATAGTGGCTATCTCCAAGGAACGCGGTGTCAAAGATGCGAGCATACGACTTTGCTCGTGGCTTGGGCTTCTAAGCACCCGACTTTTCAGCTCAAACCGTCAGCATAAGTACCTTGTGGATTTGGAACAATTCTATAGTGATGGCGATCCGGCCCGAGCAGAACAACTACATGGCCGATTACAGAGCCAAATTCGGGAAAGCGGAACGGTTGTGCTGGGGAAAAGATTACGCAAATAGTACATGTGCTTGCCTCCAGAAATATCAGGGCACGTACAATGGAGGCAACACCATATAGCTGCCCCATCTGCCATGTAGGTTGAAACCACTGTCCAACACACATGCATCCAATGCAAATAATGGTTTCGTCAGACAGTGCTTACCTCACATCCTCTCCTCCACTTttccttcttctctctcttctaATCTCACGGGTGCATACAATCTTTCTCTCTTTCTCTGCTTTTCTCTCACAGGACCATGCTCTTTTTCCCGGGGAGACCGGTTCTTCTGCAGGCCACACCTCGTCTACTGCCTTTTTCACCTCTCTCTTCCACGGCTGCTCACATACGACGTGGAACCTGCGAGGCAGCGGTCCACGCTGTAGCGTTGGCCATGCCCTCATCTGCTATTGTCAAGGGCGAGCCAACCGCCATTGGTGATTCTTGTATTGCTGGTCAAGAGAGGAAGGCGGTACAANNNNNNNNNNNNNNNNNNNNNNNNNNNNNNNNNNNNNNNNNNNNNNNNNNNNNNNNNNNNNNNNNNNNNNNNNNNNNNNNNNNNNNNNNNNNNNNNNNNNNNNNNNNNNNNNNNNNNNNNNNNNNNNNNNNNNNNNNNNNNNNNNNNNNNNNNNNNNNNNNNNNNNNNNNNNNNNNNNNNNNNNNNNNNNNNNNNNNNNNNNNNNNNNNNNNNNNNNNNNNNNNNNNNNNNNNNNNNNNNNNNNNNNNNNNNNNNNNNNNNNNNNNNNNNNNNNNNNNNNNNNNNNNNNNNNNNNNNNNNNNNNNNNNNNNNNNCATGATCGACACACGGCACAGAAGCGGGTGCGGTCGACGGGGAGGACAGGCGAACGATAACCCGGCCTAGGGGTTTCATCGCAGTGGACGATCGCCATGATCGACGCACGAGCGGAAATTAGGTTTATGTCCAGTTCCTGGGCCAAGACTTTAGTGTTACTCAAGCCCATAAAGGCAAATGATTCCCAGTTAGCCCATGACGCAAATGAGCCCAGACGCGGTTCCCTCCCGCCACCCTCTCGCCGCCGACCCGCTGCCGGCGCTCCGCCGCCTCCGGGCCGCCGCGCCGCGCGTCTTCGGGCAGCTCCACGCGCTGCTCCTCACCTCCGGCCTCGCGCTCCACTCCCCCAACTtcgccctcctcctccgcctcgcctctTCCTCCGTCCCCTCCCTCtcccaccgcctccagctcctcctcTGCTCCCCGCTGCCGCCCACCGCTTTCCTCGCCAATTCCCTCCTCCTCGCGCACCTCCCTTCCGCGCTCCCCCtctactccctcctcttcctcgcctCTCCCCCGCTCCTCCGCCCCAACGAGTTCACCTATCCGGCCCTCCTCCGCGCCTCCCCGCCCCGCACCGCGCTCGCGCTCGCCACCCATTCGCTTAAATTCCTCGGCGCTGGGGCCGCCTCCCGCGACCGCGTCCTCGGCGCCGCGCTGCTCGACGCCTTCGCCCGCTGCGGTAGGATCGCGTCCTGCCGCCGGGTGTTCGACAGGATCGTCCAGCCGGACCTGCCGGCCTGGAATGCGCTGCTCACGGCCTACGCGCGCCGGGCTAGGGGTTCGTGCTGCGCCCGCGAGGCGGCGGAGGTTCTTGAGCTGTTTGCGCGCATGGTCTCATCGACGGTCCCACCAAACGAGATCACGCTCGTCGCCGTCATTGGCGCATGCGGGGAGCTCGGCGCTCTCGGGCACGGCCTGTGGGCGCACGCGTATGCTCTCAGGCGCAGGCTGACCGTGAACTGTTACGTGGCCACCGCGCTTGTAGAGATGTACACCAGGTGCGGGAAAATGGACCTGGCTGAGCAGGTGTTCGCTGGCGTTACGGACATGGACACACGCTGCTACAATGCCATGCTCCAGGGCTTGGCATTCCATGGGCATGGCCGAGCTGCCCTCGCCTTGTTTGACAGGATGTGTGCTGAGGGCTTCTCGGTTGATAGCGTCACAGTGCTGGCGGTGATGTGCGCGTGCGCCCACGCTGGGTTGATAGATGAAGGGCGGTGGCTCTTCGACAGAATGGAGATGCAGTTTGGGGTCACACCCAGGATCGAGCATTATGGATGCATGGTTGACATACTGGGCCGAGCTGGTCAGCTTGATGTTGCCGAGAAGCTTATCCGAGGGATGGACTTTCCACCGAACACCGCAATGTACAGGTCTTTGATACGGGCATGTGGGATTCATGGCAAGCTAGAACTTGGGGAAAGGACGATCAAAGAGCTGATGAGGCTCGAGCCAGAGCACAGTGGAAACTATGTCCTGCTGTCCAACTTCTATGCGAGAATGAGACTATGGGAGGATGCAAAGAAGGTGAGGAAGGAGATGAAGGCCATGGGCATTGACAAGAGCCCCGGGTCAAGCGTCCTTGACATCGATGGTGTTCTCCATGAGTTCTTGATGGGTGACAAGACACACCCTGCCTCAAGGGAGATATACGCCATGGTTCAAGAGATCGAGGTCAGATTAAAGGAATGTGGGTACCGGCCGAGCACCACGGCTATGCTGTTCAAcgtcgaggaggaggacaaggTAGATGCTCTGTCCTACCACAGCGAGAGGCTCGCCATTGCCTTCGCCCTGATCGCCTCCTCTCCAGGTGCGCCCATCAGGATCATCAAGAACCTCCGGGTGTGCAGTGATTGTCACGAGAGCACGAAGTTCGTCTCCCAGGTGTATGGAAGGGAGATCATCATGAGGGACCGCACCCGGTTCCATCACTTCAGAGATGGCCATTGCTCATGTGGAGATTTCTGGTGACTGGTCATTAGCTGTTTGCCATGTGCATAAGAATGTGCTGTAGATTCGTGTTCCACTTCTGTGTCCTACTCCAGACTGGACGATGGACGGTGTCGTGAACACGAAGCAGCCGGAACCAGCggtcggcgacggcgttgaagtctGCAAAGAACCCTCAAGAACCAAGAGTAGCCCCGGAAGAACAAGGTAAAAGTCCTAATTTTCTAGTATAATGTTGCAATGTCAAGTGTCAAGGATGAGATTCAAATGATAATATGCTGGGGCCTTATGCAGTATGACTGAATTTATGTTTTACGATTTAGTCAATAGCCAAGGAATGTTATTGATAGATTCATTGGGATGGGACACGGAGTTTGATTATGCAATAGTTGTAACCCAGCAAAGTTAGGTTTTATGACCAATCAAACTGTATTTTTTTTGGAGCAAATACCAATCAAACTGTATCGGTATGCCATGTTAGCATTCAGTGGCGCGCTACCAAAgaaagagagaattccttatttggccctttcttaaattTTGGTTCCCTTTTTGGCCCAGAAAATTTATTTTTTCCTTCTTTGACACCATAACTTTATTTTCTTCCTTCCACGACGCTTCCGTCGTTCTTTGCCGTTAACACCGTCAACTATGACAGGAAAGGTCGTATTTACCCCTGGTTTATAGCAcgctaaaaaaaagaagaaaaacgaaCCCTCCCTTCTGCCCCCGATTCCCCCATCTCCCCCCGATTCCCCTTCTCCTCCCGAGACCTAAACCTAGCGCGACACCctgcggcggcgcgggcgaggcACCCAGCGGCGGCGCATGGAGGTGGGCGAGGTGGACGAGGGCCATGGGCGAGGCGGCCATGGTGGGGAGGCGGGGGGCGGCCAACCCGAGGAGGACGGGTGAGGCGGCCATGGTGGGGAGGCGGGGGGTGGCCAACCTGAGGAGGACGGGCGAGGCGGCCATGGTGGGGAGGCGGGGGGCGGCCAACCTGTTGACGACGGGCAAAGCGGCCATGGTGGGGAGGCGGAGGGCGGCCATGGTGGGGAGGCCGGCTGTGCGGTGGTCTCAGCCTTGCGTGGTAAAGGCGCAGCACCGGAGCAAGGCCAAGTATCACCGAAGGATGCGGCTACATCGGCTTCTCTAGATGGGTGAGTGATCTCTTCTTTAAATTTGACAGATTACTTAGAGATGGCCTTGAAGATTACTTAGAGATGGATCCCAAATGCAACATATTTGCTGCACCTCTCTTCTAGATTTGTCGAAATGCAACAGATTACTTAGGAGTTTCATTTAGAGATGGATATTTGCTgcaaaatctgaatttagagatggaTCCCAAATGCAACTGATGATTAAGTTTATTTGGTTTTTACAGGATGGATCAAAATTCAACTTATGTGCTGAAAATCAGTTTGCTTGGCAACCCAAAAAAGGCTAGAAAGGATATCAAATGCTTCTGTTTTGATAAGGTTATTGATTCCGACTTAACAAATTATAAGGACTTGGTTGAATCAATCGTAGAGCAGTACTCGCCTCGTTATCTGGAAGTTGCACATGTTCAGTACTATGATGATTTTCTTAAAATCTACCCTGAAGTAACATCTGACCAAGAATTGATGTTGATGTTTGAGAAACACTCTAAGACAAAGGTTGTGCACATGTTTGTTGCATATTGTGATCCATCGGAACCATATGAGCCTATAACGGAGTGGCATAGTGATGCGCATAGCCAACCTAACAAcatagaacaagatgatgatgattATCTTCGCAACCCAGTACCTGAGAATGAGCATGTTGGTGTTGATGAGGAAAATATTTATTTAGAGGATGAACCTGTACCTCTTATCATGGTTCCTTGTTCCAATAAAGAAAAGGACAAAGACTATGTTCCTGATCATGAGAGCGAGGCTGAGAGCGAGGTTGAGAGCGAGGATGGGAGCGAGGATGAGAGCATGTCAGAGGTTGAAGTAGATGAAGATGAGGAATATCACGAGGCAGATCATGCACCACACATTGAATATAATAAATTAGATCCTCCAATGAACGAAGGAAGAAAATATCCCAATATGGCAGAGTTTAAATTGGCGCTTTCTCAACATGCAATCAAACATGAATTTGAGTTCGACACCGAAAAGAGTGCACCACATAGGTTCAGAGCTTATTGTTCAAGAAGGGATGAAGATAAGTGTCCATGGAGGATATATGCTTCTACAATGGAAGATGAGTGCACAGTAATGGTAATTTTCTAACTTAACTCATGTGTGCTTAATTTGTGGTCATGGTCTTTACTCTAGTACTAATTTTCTATGTTCATCTTTTGTAGGTGAGAAAGAACCCTTGTGGTCATGATTGCTCtagtacaaaaagaaaaaaaaagttgaAGAATGCAAACAAGCGGTGGATATATGAGCACGTGAAGGACTGGCTAATTGAGGATGCAACTCTAGGACCAAAGGCATTGCGAAAGAAGCTGAAAGAGCATCATGGAATCGACATCAACTCTAAGAGAGTCTATATGGGTAAGTTGCTAGCCTTGAAGGAAAGGTGTTTGATGACCACCTTTGGGCTGCTGCTTACTCATGGAACCCatatatatttgaaaaaaattggGCTGCAATGGACCTAGCAAAGCCAACGGCAACTGCATATCTTAGGAGGTGGCACACTAGGTTGTGGTCTAGGAGTCAGTTCTCAACAATTTCCAAGGTGGATTATGTTACAAACAACTTGGCTGAGTGCTTCAATAATTGGATTAAGCATCACAAGTCCTTGAACTTGGACGACTTCTTTGATAAGGTTAGGCAGATGATTATGATCATGTGGAACCGAAGGAGGAAAGTAGCAAGGAAGTTGGTTGGGTTGATTCTTCCCCACATAATTAAGAAGTTGAATGCAAAGACTAGAGAATTAAACTTGGAGGTGGTAGAAAGCTCAGAAGAAGTCGCTGAAGTGACAGCATTGGGAGGCAGCGGCTTTAGGTTTGTGGTCAACTTGCTTGACAGGACATGTTCTTGTAGACAATGGCAAGTTTCTGGCCTTCCTTGCAAGCATGGTCTAGCATTTATCACATCTCTTATCAATGCACACATACAGAATTATGTGGACTTGTATTACTCCATTGACAAATTTAGAGCAGCCTATGAGCAACTAATTCCTGCCATGGTTGACAAGAACCAATGGCCTAAATCTGACCATGGATTCTTCATGTTTCCACCGCTACTAAAATCCACGGCGGGTAGGCATAAAACTGAGAGGTATAAAGGCTGCagtgagaagaaaagaaaaggcggCCAACACTTATGCCCTATTTGTAAGGACTATGGGCATCATTGGCATAAATGCAAGAAGGGTAACCCAGATGACATTGCTGCTATTTTAGCTGTGAGGTAATAAATTTAATTGTGTAACTTGCTTCGCTTGCATTTTTTTGTAAGCAGCCATACATGTTAACTACTTTTTTGTTGCTCATGTAGAGGACCACCAAAGAAGAGGGCAAAGACCACCAAAGCATCAATTGTGCCTTGCGAGGATGATGCTCCAGCAGCCTCTATGTGCTTTCCGCCAAGGTTAGCCACTTTACACTTATGCTCATAATTATATGAAATCTGTGTTTGAATTCTAAGTAACTTCTCACCATAGCCAAAGCTTGGAACCTACAACTACGAAAAAGAGAAAACATGATAACTCAATTACTGGAGCATCAAAAAGGTAAGAACTAGTTCTGAATTTTGTAGTAGATTAGATGAAAGCTTGGTTTTGTATTCTAATTGCATTTTTCTCACTATAGCCAAATGTTGGAGAA
This window encodes:
- the LOC119292603 gene encoding pentatricopeptide repeat-containing protein At5g43790-like; translated protein: MTQMSPDAVPSRHPLAADPLPALRRLRAAAPRVFGQLHALLLTSGLALHSPNFALLLRLASSSVPSLSHRLQLLLCSPLPPTAFLANSLLLAHLPSALPLYSLLFLASPPLLRPNEFTYPALLRASPPRTALALATHSLKFLGAGAASRDRVLGAALLDAFARCGRIASCRRVFDRIVQPDLPAWNALLTAYARRARGSCCAREAAEVLELFARMVSSTVPPNEITLVAVIGACGELGALGHGLWAHAYALRRRLTVNCYVATALVEMYTRCGKMDLAEQVFAGVTDMDTRCYNAMLQGLAFHGHGRAALALFDRMCAEGFSVDSVTVLAVMCACAHAGLIDEGRWLFDRMEMQFGVTPRIEHYGCMVDILGRAGQLDVAEKLIRGMDFPPNTAMYRSLIRACGIHGKLELGERTIKELMRLEPEHSGNYVLLSNFYARMRLWEDAKKVRKEMKAMGIDKSPGSSVLDIDGVLHEFLMGDKTHPASREIYAMVQEIEVRLKECGYRPSTTAMLFNVEEEDKVDALSYHSERLAIAFALIASSPGAPIRIIKNLRVCSDCHESTKFVSQVYGREIIMRDRTRFHHFRDGHCSCGDFW